From the genome of Gracilinanus agilis isolate LMUSP501 chromosome 2, AgileGrace, whole genome shotgun sequence, one region includes:
- the LOC123236467 gene encoding olfactory receptor 13A1-like, with protein MASNNQTLVTEFILQGFSEAPQLQIFLFISFLFLYLIALTGNILIVMAISLDSGLHTPMYFFLANLAILDIGCTSTVLPKLLENLVVEKKSISYEGCMTQLYFLSCFLGTELLLFTAMAYDRYVAICHPLRYSTMMSRMVCMLLVSSVWATGSLSSLLHTGLMMRLTFCGPNEIQHFLCEIPSLLLLSCSSTYLNNIMVVIADVYFGVINFVLTLVSYGFIISNILKIRTTEGKKKAFSTCSSHLMVVSMYYTTIIYTYIFPGSGSSMDNSKVVTLLYTAVDPALNPFIYTLRNKDFKIALKRMFSFIH; from the coding sequence ATGGCATCAAACAATCAAACACTGGTGACGGAGTTTATACTACAAGGTTTCTCAGAGGCACCTCAACTCCAAATATTcctatttatctcttttctttttctttatctcattgCCCTCACAGGAAATATTCTCATTGTGATGGCCATCAGTCTGGACTCAGGTCTCCATACACCCATGTATTTTTTCCTTGCCAACTTAGCTATTTTGGATATTGGCTGTACATCCACAGTTCTGCCCAAATTGCTGGAGAATCTTGTTGTGGAGAAGAAATCCATCTCCTATGAAGGCTGCATGACACAGCTATATTTCCTCTCTTGTTTTTTGGGCACTGAGCTTCTGCTCTTCACAGCCATGGCTTATGACAGATATGTGGCCATTTGTCATCCCCTACGTTATAGCACTATGATGAGTAGGATGGTTTGTATGTTGTTAGTGAGCAGTGTGTGGGCCACAGGCTCCCTTAGCTCCTTGTTACACACTGGTCTAATGATGAGATTAACATTTTGTGGTCCTAATGAAATTCAGCATTTTCTGTGTGAAATTCCCTCTTTGTTACTTCTCTCCTGTAGCTCCACATACCTGAACAACATCATGGTAGTCATTGCAGATGTGTACTTTGGGGTGATCAATTTTGTACTCACTCTGGTGTCCTATGGTTTTATCATTTCCAACATCTTAAAGATCCGCACCACCGAGGGGAAGAAGAAAGCCTTCTCTACCTGTTCTTCCCACCTCATGGTAGTCAGCATGTATTATACGACaatcatatatacttatatttttccAGGCTCTGGATCCTCAATGGATAATAGTAAAGTGGTAACTCTCTTGTACACCGCTGTTGACCCTGCTTTAAACCCTTTTATATATACTCTGAggaataaggattttaaaattgccctcaaaagaatgttttcattcattcattaa